A single window of Rubripirellula lacrimiformis DNA harbors:
- a CDS encoding serine/threonine-protein kinase has translation MIELEPSNEKTRDLRVGAAIASPAPTTVELGQDPVIGRNIGNYRIDSLIGRGGMGSVYRAHQCYPVQRDVALKLMTSEVFGSTPSNHEARARFVAEGQVLAAMHHNEIACLFDASTSDRGEPYFVMELVDGVSLATYCHQHRLTIEQRIRLVQRICRAVHAAHQSGVVHRDLKPDNILVCQGSDGPMIKIIDFGIAKVIQGHDTIVSGLTACDQFIGTPGYLSPEQAVGNDVDARADVFSIGAILFELLCGSTPINQRDTPFRDFSALRRLTENHETPRPSARVQSLDASQQQELAYGCRTSLSQLVGECQRDLDWVVLKSLAPDRIHRYATAADFADDLQRFLDDQPTQAAAPTLLYQTRKLIRRRPATVLAVAAACVAIASGMLLWSVESIRAMDRTRQASLQSRHLLDQARMLQISIATSKSKPTSSLVHAAVTLEQTRQLLRDQPQLSAARDRLNQLETTIHTDESAFDLVSALDSSRLTTTLHNEGQQDSDFGSARAIALISDAFNSFGLNVDTTPPRHAAAKLRQVPRFLLQHIIESLDFWIGEQLAISTGLATPWPADVLSYLDTDPLRQRLRMAILAGDHAELTRIAEDGLDQHFLPFSRVQLANALAASGKHPHAIAVLRRGQASHPSDFWVNHTLATMLSRHPSADPQVDDNRDSLHYYAIAVALRPEATGASLNLAEKLWSLGHKTAALAEVQRIRKIDSSVDRPKWANQESPAKSE, from the coding sequence GTGATCGAACTGGAACCATCCAACGAAAAGACCCGTGATCTTCGGGTCGGCGCCGCGATCGCAAGTCCGGCCCCAACCACCGTCGAACTCGGCCAAGATCCTGTCATCGGCCGAAACATTGGAAACTATCGGATCGATTCGCTTATCGGTCGCGGTGGCATGGGAAGCGTCTACCGCGCCCACCAATGCTATCCGGTTCAACGTGATGTCGCGTTGAAGCTGATGACTTCGGAAGTGTTTGGATCCACCCCATCGAACCACGAGGCGCGTGCTCGGTTTGTCGCCGAAGGCCAAGTATTGGCTGCGATGCACCACAACGAAATCGCGTGCCTATTCGACGCGTCGACGTCGGACCGCGGCGAACCATACTTTGTGATGGAACTGGTCGATGGAGTGTCGCTGGCGACATACTGCCATCAGCACAGGTTAACGATCGAGCAACGAATCCGGCTGGTTCAACGAATTTGCCGGGCAGTCCATGCAGCCCATCAAAGCGGCGTCGTCCATCGCGATTTGAAACCCGACAACATCTTGGTGTGCCAGGGCAGCGACGGACCGATGATCAAGATCATCGACTTTGGCATCGCCAAGGTCATCCAAGGCCACGACACGATTGTCTCTGGCTTGACCGCCTGTGACCAATTCATCGGTACACCGGGATACCTTAGCCCGGAACAGGCTGTCGGCAATGATGTCGACGCACGTGCGGATGTGTTTTCGATTGGCGCCATCCTGTTTGAACTGCTGTGCGGATCGACCCCGATCAACCAGCGAGACACCCCCTTTCGAGACTTTTCGGCGCTGCGGCGATTGACCGAAAACCACGAAACGCCACGTCCGAGTGCGCGAGTCCAGTCTCTTGACGCTTCGCAACAGCAAGAACTAGCGTACGGATGTCGCACCAGTCTGAGCCAATTGGTTGGCGAGTGCCAGCGAGACCTCGATTGGGTGGTGCTAAAATCGTTAGCCCCCGACCGCATTCACCGATACGCAACCGCGGCAGATTTCGCAGACGATCTTCAGCGGTTCCTCGATGACCAGCCCACCCAAGCTGCGGCACCGACGCTGCTGTATCAGACACGCAAACTGATTCGGCGACGCCCGGCAACCGTGTTGGCGGTGGCCGCCGCTTGCGTCGCGATCGCCAGCGGAATGTTGCTATGGTCGGTCGAATCGATCCGAGCGATGGATCGAACAAGACAAGCTTCGCTGCAATCCCGCCATCTGCTGGACCAAGCCAGGATGCTGCAGATATCCATCGCCACCAGCAAGTCCAAACCGACCAGCAGTCTGGTCCATGCCGCTGTGACGCTGGAGCAAACGCGACAACTGCTTCGCGATCAGCCACAGTTGTCGGCTGCCCGAGATCGACTGAACCAGTTGGAGACGACAATCCATACCGACGAATCCGCCTTCGATCTTGTATCCGCGCTCGATTCGTCACGACTGACCACGACGTTGCACAACGAAGGTCAACAGGACTCGGACTTTGGTTCGGCGCGTGCCATCGCCCTCATCTCCGATGCGTTTAACTCATTCGGCCTGAACGTCGACACCACGCCTCCGCGACACGCGGCAGCCAAACTGCGCCAAGTACCGCGGTTTCTGCTGCAGCACATCATCGAATCACTGGACTTCTGGATCGGCGAGCAGTTGGCGATCTCGACGGGACTTGCCACCCCTTGGCCTGCCGACGTGCTGTCGTACCTGGACACAGACCCTCTGCGGCAACGCCTCCGGATGGCGATTCTAGCCGGCGATCATGCCGAACTGACGCGTATTGCCGAAGATGGGTTGGATCAACACTTTCTGCCATTCAGCCGCGTGCAACTGGCCAACGCACTGGCCGCCAGTGGCAAGCATCCGCATGCAATCGCTGTGCTGCGGCGCGGACAAGCGTCCCACCCCAGCGACTTTTGGGTGAACCATACCCTGGCAACCATGCTGTCGCGTCACCCTTCGGCGGATCCACAGGTCGACGACAATCGGGATTCGTTGCACTACTATGCCATCGCCGTTGCGTTGCGCCCCGAGGCAACGGGGGCGTCGCTGAATCTAGCTGAAAAACTTTGGTCGCTGGGGCATAAGACGGCAGCGTTGGCCGAGGTTCAACGCATTCGCAAGATTGATTCCAGCGTGGATCGCCCCAAGTGGGCGAATCAGGAAAGTCCGGCCAAGTCAGAATGA
- a CDS encoding BON domain-containing protein produces the protein MHMTISTNEAELELRVKRTLARLGFPLVAAHSPAAGQISLNGSVPSTDDRSLLTALTKTVPGVSSVVNETIIVKPAS, from the coding sequence ATGCATATGACCATCAGCACGAACGAAGCGGAATTAGAACTGCGAGTCAAACGGACTCTTGCCCGTCTTGGCTTCCCGCTCGTCGCAGCCCATTCGCCTGCGGCTGGTCAAATCTCACTCAACGGCAGCGTTCCCAGCACCGACGATCGGTCGCTATTGACGGCGCTGACCAAAACGGTTCCCGGTGTTTCCAGCGTGGTCAATGAAACGATCATTGTGAAACCGGCTAGCTGA
- a CDS encoding C cytochrome precursor gives METETEREMFSRGKLILGVIILVAVGYALMRPAPDAGDQFESLRRRSVQRDTGALNQKAKNEIQRWNQNTLDGIGMPPPSDLAVSYIGDGDYWFVGKLRDGGGVEIPFAPGKMPRQPDEASDKNDVESQSLGYVGPDVCKRCHEKTHASFMQTAHSQTSKFVDQMAMPGQFEPPENRMSTSDANLSIEMIQLEDDYFQRVRFYDWYVDVPMQLSFGSGNLARTFGYWNDDRLYQHNVTHLTKSNRWINSPGFVDGDAAYARPIPARCMDCHATFFEPTEETKERSADEQAKWRSSGGGNEFDPHSLILGVSCERCHGPAAEHVAYHDRHPDATEPRHIVQPAALPRQRQLEICGQCHAGSTDLRSEPFTYRPGDNLLDHYYPAPEGSDGGNSVHTSNQLSRLQVSECFLGSDMTCVACHNPHENQREQTKAYSASCLECHQQQGCHFVPPDGITLSDDCVSCHMPSRPTSDLRLQSVVGDVFPILKDHYIRIDQQATTEFLERHSGSNEAEKQP, from the coding sequence ATGGAAACGGAAACGGAGCGAGAGATGTTCAGCCGCGGCAAACTGATTCTAGGAGTCATCATCTTGGTGGCCGTTGGGTACGCCCTGATGCGGCCTGCGCCGGATGCCGGCGACCAATTCGAATCACTGCGGCGGCGTTCGGTACAGCGAGACACGGGGGCTCTGAATCAGAAGGCCAAAAACGAGATCCAGCGGTGGAACCAGAACACGTTGGACGGGATTGGAATGCCGCCCCCCAGCGATTTGGCGGTGTCCTATATCGGCGATGGCGACTATTGGTTCGTCGGAAAACTGCGGGATGGCGGTGGGGTAGAGATCCCGTTCGCGCCGGGGAAGATGCCTCGGCAACCTGACGAAGCGTCTGACAAGAACGATGTGGAAAGCCAGAGCCTGGGGTATGTGGGGCCGGATGTCTGCAAGCGATGTCACGAAAAGACTCACGCCTCGTTCATGCAGACCGCGCACTCGCAAACCTCGAAGTTCGTCGACCAGATGGCGATGCCTGGGCAGTTCGAACCACCTGAAAATCGCATGTCGACAAGCGACGCCAATCTGTCGATCGAAATGATCCAGTTGGAAGATGACTATTTTCAACGCGTACGTTTCTACGATTGGTATGTCGACGTGCCGATGCAGTTGAGCTTTGGGTCCGGAAACTTGGCACGGACGTTCGGCTATTGGAACGACGATCGACTGTACCAGCACAACGTGACTCATCTGACGAAGTCAAACCGCTGGATCAACAGCCCCGGATTTGTGGATGGTGATGCGGCCTATGCGCGGCCCATCCCGGCACGCTGCATGGATTGCCACGCAACGTTCTTTGAACCAACGGAAGAAACGAAAGAAAGATCCGCTGACGAACAGGCAAAGTGGCGATCCAGCGGCGGTGGAAACGAGTTTGACCCGCACTCGCTGATTCTGGGAGTCTCCTGCGAACGATGTCACGGACCAGCCGCTGAACATGTCGCCTATCACGACCGTCACCCCGATGCCACCGAGCCACGTCATATCGTGCAACCGGCTGCTTTGCCCCGACAACGGCAGCTGGAGATCTGCGGCCAATGCCACGCCGGTTCAACGGATCTTCGCAGCGAACCGTTTACCTACCGTCCCGGCGACAACCTGCTGGATCATTACTATCCGGCCCCCGAAGGCAGCGATGGAGGCAACAGTGTGCACACCAGCAACCAGCTTTCGCGTTTACAGGTGAGTGAATGTTTTTTGGGTTCCGACATGACCTGTGTCGCCTGCCACAACCCACACGAAAACCAACGCGAACAAACCAAGGCCTATTCGGCCAGTTGCCTGGAATGCCACCAACAGCAGGGCTGTCATTTCGTTCCGCCTGACGGCATCACACTTTCGGATGACTGCGTCTCCTGTCACATGCCATCACGCCCCACCAGCGACCTCCGATTGCAATCGGTCGTTGGCGACGTCTTCCCGATCCTGAAGGATCACTACATTCGCATCGACCAGCAAGCAACGACAGAGTTCCTAGAACGACACAGCGGTTCCAATGAAGCTGAAAAGCAGCCCTAG
- a CDS encoding TlpA family protein disulfide reductase — MNRLTALSLLLAFSTQVALSQYRSVFGHVGDSDEKPVDNASVSTFWSANGSQRQSDGTAFDWNWDRRSKFEVIGVCIDWSGEIDDVSKLDKALSAIEANVWNGKKIPFPIVLDTTFNTWERYGIPGLGTVVLIDPDGRIAEGDESTLQLILDQADP, encoded by the coding sequence ATGAATCGACTGACCGCCCTGAGTTTGCTACTTGCCTTCAGCACTCAAGTTGCATTGTCGCAATACCGGTCGGTCTTTGGGCACGTGGGTGACTCCGATGAAAAGCCGGTCGACAACGCATCGGTTTCGACATTTTGGAGTGCCAACGGGAGTCAGAGGCAGTCGGACGGGACTGCATTTGACTGGAATTGGGACCGTCGATCGAAATTCGAGGTGATTGGCGTCTGCATCGATTGGTCCGGCGAAATCGACGACGTTTCGAAGTTGGATAAAGCGTTGTCGGCGATTGAAGCCAATGTCTGGAACGGAAAGAAAATTCCATTCCCTATCGTGCTCGATACGACGTTCAACACTTGGGAACGATATGGAATCCCGGGGCTTGGCACCGTCGTGTTGATCGACCCCGACGGACGCATTGCAGAGGGTGACGAATCCACTTTACAGTTGATTCTTGACCAAGCCGATCCTTGA
- a CDS encoding DotU family type IV/VI secretion system protein: protein MKKSLDQFVDDYFESLLAVIDAIQAGESVDPVSLNDALTGRIKTARQSHFHDADWESAIYALVALTDELMLDMPWSGRVWWNDHVMEASTFGSRICSERFYQLATEVARDAASRAPGNNVLRVFHDCVLLGFRGVYSVPELSTSTTKELGIPPTIEDWLAKAQMHLSEDTGGDRPARQHRQLGGATPNTTRRNIVWWTVAAGLMLIANVAVFSLTLRS from the coding sequence ATGAAGAAATCGCTTGATCAATTCGTGGATGATTACTTTGAATCGCTGCTTGCCGTGATCGATGCGATCCAGGCGGGTGAGTCGGTGGATCCGGTCAGTTTGAACGATGCCTTGACCGGGCGTATCAAAACGGCTCGGCAGAGTCACTTTCACGATGCTGATTGGGAATCCGCCATCTACGCGTTGGTCGCCCTGACCGATGAGTTGATGCTAGACATGCCATGGTCAGGTCGAGTTTGGTGGAATGACCACGTAATGGAAGCCAGTACGTTTGGGTCGCGCATTTGCAGCGAACGTTTTTACCAACTTGCCACCGAGGTCGCTCGTGATGCGGCTTCCCGCGCCCCTGGCAACAACGTGCTGCGGGTGTTCCACGACTGTGTGTTGCTTGGATTTCGCGGTGTCTACTCGGTGCCCGAGCTTTCCACGTCCACGACAAAGGAACTTGGGATTCCACCGACGATCGAAGACTGGCTGGCAAAAGCGCAGATGCATCTCTCAGAAGATACCGGCGGAGACCGCCCAGCTCGCCAACACCGCCAACTCGGCGGGGCCACACCGAACACAACGCGCCGCAACATCGTTTGGTGGACTGTCGCCGCAGGCCTGATGCTGATCGCAAATGTGGCTGTGTTCTCCTTAACGCTTCGATCCTGA
- a CDS encoding GGDEF domain-containing protein: MTQTMFQQTVAAIALESAPGVNQDTVCLLQIHPLAIDAGPVAINEFPFVIGRDASCNLTIHDTSISRRHSVIERTDTGFTLRDLGSTNGTYVGDQEVTQHALVAGDQIRLGNRIFKLLTSNHFESQYHEAVYSMMTRDGLTGVWNKRYFTESLERDLKRSQRNGRAISLAIMDIDFFKQVNDTHGHLAGDEVLIELGERIQAELRGDEIFARFGGEEFAIILNEMQLEDAIRAAERCRIAIQSRPFQTSAGPLDITISVGVAVSSDESQLATEFIQNADAALYEAKHDGRNRVSYHRPV; the protein is encoded by the coding sequence ATGACACAAACAATGTTTCAGCAGACCGTTGCTGCGATCGCTCTGGAAAGTGCGCCTGGTGTAAATCAAGACACCGTCTGTCTATTGCAAATCCATCCGCTTGCGATCGATGCAGGCCCCGTGGCGATCAATGAATTCCCATTCGTCATTGGTCGTGATGCATCGTGCAACCTAACCATTCACGACACGTCCATTTCGCGTCGCCACAGTGTGATCGAGCGAACTGACACCGGATTTACGCTGCGGGACCTGGGCAGCACCAACGGCACCTACGTGGGCGACCAAGAAGTAACCCAGCACGCATTGGTTGCCGGTGATCAGATACGTCTGGGCAATCGCATCTTCAAACTTTTGACGTCAAACCATTTCGAGTCGCAGTATCACGAAGCCGTCTATTCGATGATGACTCGCGATGGCCTGACCGGTGTATGGAACAAACGCTACTTCACCGAATCGCTAGAACGCGACTTGAAACGATCCCAACGGAATGGCCGCGCGATCTCGCTGGCCATCATGGATATCGATTTCTTCAAACAGGTCAACGACACCCATGGGCATCTGGCCGGCGATGAGGTCCTGATTGAACTGGGCGAAAGGATCCAGGCTGAACTTCGTGGCGACGAAATTTTCGCACGGTTCGGCGGGGAAGAATTCGCCATCATCTTGAACGAAATGCAACTCGAAGACGCTATCCGCGCTGCAGAGCGCTGCCGCATCGCGATCCAATCGCGACCTTTCCAAACGTCCGCCGGACCACTGGATATCACCATCAGCGTTGGTGTCGCGGTATCTTCCGACGAATCGCAGCTAGCAACCGAGTTCATTCAGAATGCGGACGCCGCTTTGTACGAAGCCAAGCACGATGGACGGAACCGAGTCAGCTACCACCGTCCGGTTTGA
- a CDS encoding DUF1353 domain-containing protein: protein MPRIIDHCYFAIIVLVGCGPSSSPVTVSFGQFEGEVVAQWDANGRDMTLREPISFIDPTDKRWDAPAGSVVNGASIPAAFWSLIGGPFEGKYRNASVVHDVYCEQMNEPWEDVHQMFYQACRSGGVDEAQAKVMYYAVYHFGPRWEWGVEAEVASGPIREADAERRSRGARRLTRYQPTPPTADEIEQVRDFVLEEDPTPSQMRTLDRDQLHRRPRRGDRSRPNQTPMPQQQMDRSASSDISQRGEAFRSGSRQDFR from the coding sequence ATGCCACGTATCATCGATCACTGCTACTTCGCCATCATCGTCTTGGTGGGATGTGGCCCCAGTTCTAGCCCGGTAACGGTTTCGTTCGGCCAGTTCGAAGGAGAAGTCGTTGCCCAGTGGGACGCAAATGGCCGCGACATGACCTTGCGTGAACCGATCAGCTTCATCGATCCGACGGACAAGCGATGGGATGCCCCAGCCGGATCGGTGGTCAACGGCGCATCGATTCCCGCTGCCTTTTGGTCGCTGATCGGTGGACCGTTCGAAGGGAAGTACCGAAACGCTTCGGTAGTGCACGACGTTTACTGCGAACAGATGAACGAGCCCTGGGAAGACGTTCACCAAATGTTCTATCAGGCATGCCGAAGTGGCGGCGTCGACGAAGCTCAGGCCAAAGTCATGTACTATGCGGTCTATCACTTTGGTCCACGATGGGAATGGGGCGTGGAAGCCGAAGTCGCATCGGGCCCCATTCGAGAGGCAGACGCGGAACGCCGAAGCCGCGGCGCCCGACGTCTGACCCGATACCAACCAACCCCGCCAACCGCCGATGAAATCGAACAGGTCCGCGATTTCGTTTTGGAAGAAGACCCGACTCCTAGCCAGATGCGAACGCTGGATCGCGACCAATTGCACCGACGACCAAGACGCGGCGATCGTTCACGCCCCAACCAAACGCCGATGCCCCAACAACAAATGGACCGCAGCGCCAGTAGCGACATCAGCCAACGCGGCGAAGCATTTCGTAGCGGAAGTCGTCAAGATTTTCGGTGA
- the tssK gene encoding type VI secretion system baseplate subunit TssK, with amino-acid sequence MQNLAVHWHEGLFLRPHHLQAWDRHWHENQAAADRWQNPYSYGLASISINADALALGFFQLDGVRARMPEGTMVELAAGESTERVDLRAGFAVSSSGTSSATVSNAGGATIPISGGDSVDVFLAVPRLQLGSANVAEGDQGEGTRYRQLQIHVPDESDGSSVEPVIFRRVNATLMLSTDDLTGYDVLRIARVKRGTVGGSIAELDDRFIPSLMDCAAWPQMRQRLLRPIHDLMMLKIELLSKLVNDHSVGMDADQPGDLQRILMLQSLNQAAAVIGVLAQSSGVHPWAAYVELSRLAGALDLFSESRSLQSIAAYDHDAIGPLFYALRARIESRIAAVGRSAYQQRYFVGAGLGMQVSLDPQWLTSNWQCVIGVRRGKLSTSGLEKILSPGFLDWKLGSARQVEALYNKRAMGLELKPLREVPRSLPSQSDWSFFEISGSGPAWTDVLDTGTIAMRLREQLIEDHRQLAGNQTLSVRVDSHTVSLQFAIYAIQRTGNV; translated from the coding sequence ATGCAGAATCTTGCGGTCCATTGGCACGAAGGACTCTTTCTACGCCCTCATCATTTGCAGGCGTGGGACCGGCATTGGCACGAAAACCAAGCGGCCGCCGATCGCTGGCAGAACCCATACAGCTATGGTTTGGCCAGCATTTCGATCAACGCAGACGCCCTGGCATTGGGATTCTTCCAGTTGGATGGAGTTCGCGCCAGGATGCCAGAGGGCACCATGGTCGAATTGGCCGCGGGTGAGTCGACCGAGCGGGTGGACCTGCGGGCCGGCTTCGCGGTTTCGTCTTCTGGAACCTCCTCTGCCACAGTTTCCAACGCCGGTGGTGCCACCATCCCGATTAGCGGCGGCGACAGTGTCGACGTTTTTCTGGCGGTGCCCCGACTGCAACTAGGTTCTGCAAATGTTGCCGAAGGCGATCAAGGCGAAGGCACACGATACCGCCAACTGCAAATCCACGTCCCGGATGAAAGCGACGGATCGAGCGTGGAACCGGTGATTTTTCGCCGCGTCAACGCGACGTTGATGCTGTCGACGGACGACTTGACCGGCTACGACGTTCTGCGAATCGCTCGAGTCAAACGGGGCACCGTGGGCGGATCGATCGCCGAACTCGATGACCGATTCATCCCATCACTGATGGATTGCGCTGCGTGGCCACAGATGCGTCAGCGGTTGCTGCGACCGATTCACGACCTGATGATGCTAAAGATCGAACTATTGTCCAAACTGGTCAACGATCACAGCGTTGGCATGGACGCTGATCAGCCCGGCGACCTGCAACGAATTCTGATGCTGCAATCGCTGAATCAAGCGGCAGCCGTGATTGGTGTGCTGGCGCAGTCCAGCGGTGTGCACCCATGGGCGGCTTACGTAGAACTGAGTCGCCTGGCTGGTGCGCTGGATCTGTTCAGCGAGAGCCGTTCGCTGCAATCGATCGCCGCCTATGACCATGACGCGATCGGCCCACTGTTTTATGCATTGCGAGCCCGGATTGAGTCGCGAATCGCAGCGGTAGGACGCAGTGCCTATCAGCAGCGTTATTTTGTCGGCGCCGGGTTGGGAATGCAGGTCAGCCTGGATCCCCAATGGCTGACAAGCAACTGGCAATGCGTGATTGGTGTTCGTCGCGGAAAGTTGTCGACATCGGGACTCGAAAAGATTCTGTCACCCGGTTTCCTGGACTGGAAACTAGGCAGCGCAAGGCAGGTCGAAGCTTTGTACAACAAACGAGCGATGGGCTTGGAACTGAAACCGCTTCGAGAGGTCCCGCGATCGTTGCCATCCCAGTCCGACTGGAGCTTTTTTGAGATCAGCGGCAGTGGCCCGGCTTGGACCGACGTCTTGGATACCGGCACCATCGCGATGCGATTACGAGAACAGTTGATCGAAGACCATCGTCAATTGGCGGGAAATCAAACGCTGAGCGTTCGCGTCGACAGCCACACCGTTTCGCTTCAGTTCGCGATTTATGCGATCCAACGAACTGGGAACGTTTGA
- a CDS encoding outer membrane protein assembly factor BamB family protein: MKKVLCIAVVCLGMSTLGCSKRTPVVEVSVGESGVTIEDLVNGDDLDLAWPQWRGGVGGQVRRESGTGSLDPSESIPIQWSAEANVRWQVDVPGRGHGSPIVVGDLVVLGSATTDPAQQFVLAYDRNDGHERWKTVVHSGGLPSDRAVHRKATNANGTLACDGDHLITAHLNNDHIWVTTLAIDGEVLWQTDIGAFVSKFGYAPSPILYKSLVIVAADNGGGGYIVGLDVRTGKVAWRRSRGNVSSYSSPALVTLDGVDQVVITGMDRMTSYEPATGKLIWETECISEATCGTPIATAGHVFASGGYPDKETVCLDAKGKRVWSNRTKLYEPSLVTDGENLYAVSDDGIAYCWDVADGTEHWKKRLGGNFSSSPVVVGGNVYVCDLSGNGYVFRASSEKFELVSKNQLGDDCYASPAIAGDAIFLRVGTGDGQQRAEKLFCLAND, from the coding sequence ATGAAGAAAGTTCTCTGCATCGCTGTCGTATGTTTGGGTATGTCAACGTTGGGATGCAGCAAGCGAACGCCGGTGGTCGAGGTCAGTGTCGGTGAAAGCGGCGTCACAATTGAAGACCTCGTCAACGGCGACGACCTGGATCTTGCTTGGCCGCAGTGGCGGGGCGGCGTTGGCGGTCAAGTCCGTCGGGAATCGGGAACGGGATCGTTGGATCCATCTGAATCGATCCCGATTCAGTGGAGTGCCGAAGCGAATGTCCGTTGGCAGGTCGATGTTCCCGGCCGCGGGCATGGCAGCCCAATTGTCGTGGGTGACTTGGTCGTGTTGGGTTCAGCGACAACGGATCCGGCACAACAGTTCGTGTTGGCCTATGACCGCAACGATGGACACGAACGATGGAAAACCGTCGTCCACTCGGGCGGATTGCCTTCGGATCGGGCGGTTCATCGCAAGGCCACCAACGCCAATGGCACGCTCGCCTGCGACGGGGATCACCTGATCACAGCCCACTTAAACAACGACCACATTTGGGTGACCACGTTGGCGATCGACGGCGAAGTCCTCTGGCAAACTGACATTGGCGCCTTTGTATCGAAGTTCGGGTACGCACCATCGCCAATCCTGTATAAGTCGCTCGTCATTGTCGCCGCAGACAATGGTGGCGGCGGTTACATCGTCGGATTGGATGTGCGGACTGGAAAGGTCGCGTGGCGTCGTTCGCGTGGCAACGTCAGCAGCTATTCCAGCCCCGCCTTGGTCACGCTGGATGGCGTCGACCAGGTTGTGATTACCGGAATGGATCGGATGACCAGCTATGAACCGGCGACCGGCAAATTGATTTGGGAAACCGAATGCATTTCCGAGGCAACTTGCGGGACCCCGATCGCAACGGCCGGTCACGTGTTTGCGTCCGGTGGATATCCTGACAAAGAAACGGTGTGTCTGGATGCCAAGGGCAAACGCGTCTGGTCGAACCGCACCAAGCTGTACGAGCCATCGTTGGTGACCGATGGTGAAAACCTGTATGCGGTTAGCGATGATGGGATCGCGTATTGTTGGGATGTCGCCGACGGCACCGAGCACTGGAAGAAACGGCTCGGCGGCAACTTCAGCAGTTCTCCCGTCGTCGTTGGCGGGAACGTCTACGTGTGTGACCTGTCGGGCAATGGCTATGTGTTCAGAGCCAGCAGCGAGAAGTTCGAATTGGTTTCTAAAAACCAGCTAGGCGACGACTGCTATGCCAGTCCGGCGATCGCCGGTGATGCCATTTTTCTGCGGGTCGGAACCGGTGACGGCCAGCAGCGTGCCGAGAAACTGTTCTGTCTTGCGAACGATTGA